In Sinorhizobium arboris LMG 14919, a genomic segment contains:
- the paoC gene encoding aldehyde oxidoreductase molybdenum-binding subunit PaoC gives MRFDTPATTNPIDRGKVIGKPVPRIDGPLKTTGKAIYAYEWHDPNTRYAYGYIVGSAIAKGRIRSMDVAAARNAPGVIAVVTSDGVGELKKGKYNTAKLFGGTEIQHYHQAIAVVVAETFEEARSAAALVKVDYVEEKGAFDLAATRDSAVEPEGGGDSAAGDFDAAFEAAPVKLDQVYTTPDQSHAMMEPHASIAAWNGEELTVWTSSQMIDWWRTDLATTLGIDKDKVHLMSPFIGGGFGVKLFLRADAVLAALGAREAKRPVKVALPRPFLMNNTTHRPATIQRIRIGAGHDGKITAIAHESWSGDLPGGGPEVAVQQTRLLYAGENRMTAMRLATLDLPEGNAMRAPGEAPGMMALEIAIDEMAERLGLDPVEFRIINDTQVDPENPERPFSHRNLVGCLRTGAERFGWQDRSKQPGARREGNWLIGVGVAAAFRNNLVLNSGARVRLEHDGTVTVETDMTDIGTGSYTIIAQTAAEMLGVPIEKVAVSLGDSRFPVSSGSGGQFGGNCSTAGVYAACVKLREAVAQKLGFNSADDLIFADGEVRSGDRRMPLAQAAGDEGLVAEDQIEFGDLTKTHQQSTFGAHFVEVAVDVATGEIRIRRMLAVCAAGRILNPITARSQVIGAMTMGVGAALSEELVVDKERGFFVNHDLAAYEVPVHADIPHQEVIFLDEADPMSSPMKAKGIAELGICGVAAAVANAIYNATAIRVREYPITLDKLIHELPEIS, from the coding sequence ATGAGATTCGACACACCAGCAACGACGAATCCGATTGACCGGGGCAAAGTAATCGGCAAGCCCGTCCCCCGCATCGACGGTCCGCTTAAGACCACCGGAAAAGCAATCTATGCCTATGAGTGGCATGATCCGAACACCCGCTATGCCTATGGCTATATCGTCGGCTCGGCAATCGCCAAGGGCCGGATCAGGTCGATGGATGTCGCCGCCGCGAGAAATGCTCCCGGCGTAATAGCGGTTGTCACCTCCGATGGGGTGGGGGAACTGAAGAAGGGCAAATATAACACTGCCAAGCTCTTCGGCGGCACCGAAATCCAGCACTACCACCAGGCGATCGCCGTCGTGGTCGCCGAAACGTTCGAAGAGGCCCGCTCTGCCGCGGCGCTCGTCAAGGTCGACTATGTCGAGGAAAAGGGCGCCTTCGACCTGGCGGCGACAAGAGACAGCGCCGTCGAGCCGGAAGGCGGGGGAGATTCCGCAGCGGGCGACTTTGATGCCGCCTTCGAGGCAGCTCCCGTCAAGCTCGATCAGGTCTATACCACCCCGGACCAGTCGCATGCCATGATGGAGCCGCACGCTTCCATCGCTGCGTGGAATGGCGAGGAACTGACGGTCTGGACATCAAGTCAGATGATCGACTGGTGGCGGACCGATCTCGCGACGACGCTCGGGATCGACAAGGACAAGGTCCATCTCATGTCGCCGTTCATTGGCGGGGGCTTCGGGGTCAAGCTGTTCCTGCGCGCCGATGCGGTGCTGGCGGCGCTTGGTGCTCGCGAAGCCAAGCGTCCGGTAAAGGTCGCCCTTCCCCGCCCCTTCCTGATGAACAACACGACGCATCGCCCGGCGACGATCCAGAGGATCCGGATCGGCGCAGGACACGACGGCAAGATCACGGCGATTGCGCATGAAAGCTGGTCCGGGGACCTTCCGGGCGGTGGTCCCGAAGTGGCCGTCCAACAGACCCGCCTGCTTTATGCCGGCGAGAACCGGATGACCGCCATGCGGCTTGCGACACTCGATCTTCCCGAAGGAAACGCGATGCGCGCTCCCGGCGAGGCCCCGGGCATGATGGCGCTGGAGATCGCGATCGACGAGATGGCCGAGAGGCTCGGCCTCGATCCCGTCGAATTCCGGATCATCAACGACACCCAGGTCGATCCCGAGAATCCCGAGAGACCATTCTCGCACCGCAATCTCGTCGGCTGCCTGCGCACGGGCGCGGAGCGCTTCGGATGGCAAGACCGAAGCAAGCAACCCGGTGCTCGGCGAGAGGGAAACTGGCTGATCGGCGTGGGGGTGGCCGCGGCTTTCCGGAACAATCTTGTGCTGAACTCCGGAGCCCGCGTCCGACTCGAGCATGACGGTACCGTCACGGTGGAAACCGACATGACGGATATCGGCACGGGCAGCTACACCATCATCGCCCAAACCGCGGCCGAAATGCTAGGCGTCCCGATCGAGAAGGTTGCCGTCAGCCTGGGGGACTCGCGCTTCCCGGTTTCCTCGGGTTCGGGCGGACAGTTCGGGGGAAACTGCTCCACGGCCGGCGTTTATGCGGCCTGTGTCAAGCTGCGGGAAGCCGTGGCGCAGAAGCTCGGCTTCAACAGTGCCGACGACCTGATTTTCGCAGACGGTGAAGTCCGGTCGGGAGACCGCCGCATGCCGCTCGCGCAAGCCGCTGGCGATGAGGGGCTCGTCGCGGAGGACCAGATCGAATTCGGTGATCTCACCAAGACCCATCAGCAATCCACCTTCGGCGCTCATTTCGTCGAGGTCGCGGTCGATGTTGCGACGGGAGAGATACGGATCCGGCGAATGCTGGCGGTCTGCGCCGCAGGCCGCATCCTCAATCCGATCACGGCGCGCAGCCAGGTGATCGGTGCGATGACAATGGGCGTCGGCGCCGCCTTGTCGGAGGAGCTCGTCGTGGACAAGGAGCGCGGTTTCTTCGTCAATCACGACCTCGCCGCTTACGAGGTGCCGGTGCACGCCGACATCCCGCATCAGGAGGTGATCTTCCTCGACGAGGCCGATCCGATGTCGTCGCCCATGAAGGCGAAGGGTATCGCCGAGCTCGGCATCTGCGGCGTCGCGGCGGCTGTCGCAAACGCCATTTATAATGCGACCGCCATAAGGGTACGGGAATATCCAATCACCCTCGACAAGCTGATCCACGAACTCCCGGAAATCAGCTAG
- a CDS encoding FAD binding domain-containing protein, producing MRAFSYERVSSVETAAQTAAATDGAKFIAGGTNLLDLMKLEIETPTHLIDVNGLGLDTIEATPEGGLRIGALVRNTDLAADERVRRHYALLSRALLAGASGQLRNRATTAGNLLQRTRCPYFYDTNQPCNKRQPGSGCSALAGFSRQLAVVGVSDACIASHPSDMAVATRALDAAVETVRADGTTRSIPIADLHRLPGDTPHIEHVLERGELITAVVLPKPPGGKQIYRKVRDRASYAFALVSVAAVVHPDGTGRVAVGGIAPKPWRDEAAEKELENGAKAVAARLFAGARPTEQNAFKLTLVERALSAVLVEAKG from the coding sequence ATGAGAGCTTTCAGCTACGAGCGCGTCTCGTCGGTCGAAACGGCAGCGCAGACCGCAGCCGCCACGGACGGCGCGAAATTCATCGCCGGCGGCACCAATCTCCTTGATCTGATGAAACTCGAGATCGAGACGCCGACGCATTTGATCGACGTCAACGGACTGGGCCTGGACACGATCGAAGCGACACCGGAAGGGGGCCTGCGCATCGGCGCACTCGTCCGCAATACAGACCTTGCCGCCGACGAACGGGTCCGCCGCCATTACGCTCTTTTGTCGCGTGCCCTGCTCGCGGGGGCATCGGGGCAGTTGCGCAACAGGGCGACGACCGCCGGCAACCTGCTTCAACGCACCCGCTGTCCGTATTTCTACGACACCAACCAGCCCTGCAATAAAAGGCAGCCGGGCAGCGGCTGTTCGGCGCTCGCCGGCTTCAGCCGTCAGCTTGCGGTGGTCGGCGTCAGCGACGCCTGCATTGCCAGCCACCCCAGCGACATGGCGGTCGCCACGCGCGCCCTCGACGCCGCTGTGGAAACCGTGCGAGCCGACGGCACGACGCGCAGCATCCCGATTGCAGATCTCCATCGTCTGCCCGGTGACACGCCGCATATCGAACATGTCCTTGAGCGGGGCGAGCTGATTACTGCGGTCGTTCTGCCGAAGCCGCCTGGCGGCAAGCAGATCTATCGCAAGGTTCGCGACCGCGCCTCCTACGCTTTCGCGCTGGTCTCCGTCGCCGCCGTCGTGCACCCGGATGGGACTGGCCGCGTCGCGGTCGGCGGCATCGCGCCGAAACCATGGCGCGACGAGGCGGCCGAAAAGGAGCTGGAAAACGGGGCAAAGGCGGTGGCCGCCAGGCTTTTTGCCGGTGCCCGCCCGACAGAACAGAACGCCTTCAAACTCACGCTTGTCGAACGCGCGCTGAGCGCGGTTCTGGTCGAAGCGAAGGGATGA
- the paoA gene encoding aldehyde dehydrogenase iron-sulfur subunit PaoA: MELDMQSPGALEISRRDLLAASAATVTVVSAASLGHAQTNASTAHQSTKVTFTVNGERRELQLDNRTTLLDALREHLHLTGTKKGCDHGQCGACTVLIDSRRVNACLTLAVMHEGAAITTLEGLGQPENLHPMQAAFVKHDGFQCGYCTPGQICSSIAMLDEIRANIPSHVTQDLMAPAEITPAEIRERMSGNICRCGAYSNIVEAIAEVAGRKG; this comes from the coding sequence ATGGAGCTGGATATGCAAAGTCCTGGCGCACTCGAAATCTCGCGGCGCGACCTGCTTGCCGCCTCGGCCGCTACTGTGACAGTGGTGAGCGCAGCCTCGCTCGGTCACGCGCAGACCAATGCCTCCACCGCACACCAGAGCACGAAGGTTACGTTCACGGTGAACGGCGAACGTCGGGAGCTTCAGCTCGATAACCGCACGACCCTGCTCGATGCGCTGCGCGAGCATCTGCATTTGACGGGTACCAAGAAGGGATGCGACCACGGTCAATGCGGTGCGTGCACCGTCCTCATTGACAGCCGGCGCGTCAATGCTTGCCTGACGCTCGCCGTCATGCACGAGGGCGCCGCAATCACCACGCTCGAAGGACTGGGGCAGCCGGAAAACCTCCACCCGATGCAGGCTGCGTTCGTCAAGCACGACGGCTTCCAGTGCGGCTACTGCACGCCGGGCCAGATATGTTCCTCCATTGCCATGCTTGATGAGATCCGTGCCAATATTCCGAGCCATGTGACGCAAGACCTCATGGCACCCGCCGAGATCACGCCGGCCGAGATCCGCGAACGCATGAGCGGCAACATCTGTCGTTGCGGCGCCTATTCCAACATCGTTGAAGCCATTGCCGAAGTCGCGGGGAGGAAGGGATGA
- a CDS encoding class I SAM-dependent methyltransferase, translating to MESPSVDRPAFTAAHARSYAEGTWRKVPGLGALHRMTSMLLAERAPVQARVLVLGAGGGLELKALADDNSGWSFCGIDPSADMLRVAEQTVGPHLPRVRLQQGYIEAAPEGPFDAAVCLLTLHFVDRTQRLGTLEQIRRRLLPSAPFVVAHISFPQSEPERSTWIARHVAFGGIASGDAESARQAIATKLSVLSPEEDEAVLREAGFSEVRLFYTALTFRGWVGYA from the coding sequence ATGGAATCTCCAAGCGTCGACAGGCCGGCTTTCACGGCGGCTCATGCCCGTTCCTACGCGGAAGGGACCTGGAGAAAAGTACCGGGGCTGGGCGCCCTCCATCGCATGACATCCATGCTGCTCGCGGAACGTGCGCCGGTGCAAGCGCGGGTCTTGGTGCTCGGCGCTGGCGGCGGTCTGGAGCTCAAGGCTCTCGCCGACGACAATTCAGGTTGGAGTTTTTGCGGCATTGACCCGTCGGCGGATATGCTTCGCGTCGCAGAACAGACGGTGGGACCCCATTTGCCGCGTGTCCGCCTCCAGCAGGGCTACATAGAAGCCGCACCGGAGGGGCCGTTCGACGCGGCCGTCTGCCTGCTCACGCTCCATTTTGTCGATCGTACGCAACGCCTCGGCACACTGGAACAGATTCGCCGCCGCTTACTGCCGAGCGCTCCGTTCGTCGTCGCGCATATCAGTTTCCCGCAATCCGAGCCCGAGCGCTCGACCTGGATCGCCCGGCACGTCGCGTTCGGTGGAATAGCCTCCGGCGACGCTGAAAGTGCAAGGCAGGCGATCGCGACGAAGTTATCTGTTCTCTCGCCGGAGGAGGACGAGGCGGTGCTCCGCGAGGCGGGTTTCTCGGAGGTTCGCTTGTTCTATACAGCTCTGACCTTCAGGGGCTGGGTGGGATACGCCTGA
- a CDS encoding Atu4866 domain-containing protein, whose protein sequence is MQRAFATLMTAALLSQSVKAGESDVQANHPYVGLWITEDSYIRHELLPNGRYVEARGTRERAYEGRYEVTGTHIDYWDDTGFTADGEFIDGVLHHAGMVLYRR, encoded by the coding sequence ATGCAGCGTGCCTTTGCAACCCTGATGACCGCCGCACTCCTAAGCCAATCCGTAAAAGCCGGAGAATCCGATGTGCAGGCCAACCACCCGTATGTCGGCCTCTGGATCACAGAAGACAGTTACATCCGCCATGAACTCCTGCCGAACGGGCGCTATGTCGAGGCCCGCGGTACGCGTGAACGCGCCTATGAGGGACGCTACGAAGTGACAGGTACGCATATCGACTATTGGGACGATACCGGCTTTACCGCGGATGGGGAATTTATCGACGGCGTTCTGCATCATGCCGGTATGGTCCTCTATCGCCGGTAG
- a CDS encoding nuclear transport factor 2 family protein: MSFFSLTDLLAGSGRSLLIASAVAAGMGPAHADTTAPPADIEAQNRTAVQVAFEKWRAGGNIFAGLLASDVVWTIHGSGPVAGTYRGVENFVERASAPLISRLATPLVPKVHHIWADGDTVIIRFDGSAITTTGAPYSNKFVWIFRMKDGAVVEAEAFLDLAAYQAVVENNEPRSQ; this comes from the coding sequence ATGAGCTTTTTCTCGTTGACAGATCTCCTCGCCGGCTCCGGCCGCAGCCTGCTGATCGCTTCGGCGGTTGCGGCCGGCATGGGACCGGCGCATGCCGATACCACCGCGCCACCCGCCGATATCGAGGCGCAGAACAGAACCGCGGTGCAGGTCGCGTTCGAGAAATGGCGAGCCGGCGGCAACATCTTTGCAGGGCTTCTCGCGTCCGATGTCGTCTGGACAATCCACGGCTCCGGGCCCGTGGCCGGCACCTACCGTGGCGTGGAGAATTTCGTCGAGCGGGCCTCGGCTCCCCTGATCAGCCGGCTCGCAACCCCTCTGGTGCCGAAGGTGCATCATATCTGGGCCGATGGAGATACGGTCATCATCCGCTTCGACGGATCGGCCATCACGACAACGGGAGCGCCTTACAGCAACAAGTTCGTTTGGATATTCCGGATGAAGGACGGAGCTGTGGTGGAGGCCGAGGCCTTTCTCGATCTCGCCGCGTACCAGGCGGTTGTCGAGAACAACGAGCCGCGTAGCCAATGA
- a CDS encoding SDR family oxidoreductase — protein MDKVILITGASSGIGEGIARELGTAGAKVLMGARRLDRTEAIAEDIRKAGGTARAQVLDVTDRQSMAAFAKAAVDTWGRIDVLVNNAGVMPLSPLAAVKLDEWERMVDVNIKGVLWGIGAVLPVMEAQRSGQIINIGSIGALSVVPTAAVYCATKFAVRAISDGLRQESTHIRVTCVNPGVVESELAATITHEETMAVMDAYRAIALQPADIARAIRQVIEAPHSVDTTEITIRPTASSN, from the coding sequence ATGGACAAGGTCATTCTGATCACCGGCGCCTCCAGCGGCATCGGCGAGGGCATCGCCCGAGAGCTCGGCACCGCCGGTGCGAAAGTTTTGATGGGTGCACGCCGGCTCGACCGTACCGAGGCCATCGCCGAGGATATCCGCAAAGCAGGAGGAACCGCCAGGGCGCAGGTTTTGGACGTGACCGACCGTCAATCCATGGCAGCCTTTGCCAAGGCCGCAGTCGACACATGGGGGCGCATCGACGTCCTGGTGAACAATGCCGGCGTGATGCCGCTCTCACCGCTTGCCGCCGTCAAGCTGGACGAGTGGGAGCGCATGGTCGACGTGAACATCAAGGGCGTGCTCTGGGGCATCGGGGCCGTATTGCCGGTGATGGAGGCACAGCGTAGCGGGCAGATCATCAATATCGGCTCCATCGGAGCGCTGTCGGTCGTACCCACAGCCGCGGTCTATTGCGCAACGAAGTTCGCGGTTCGCGCGATCTCGGACGGACTCCGCCAGGAGAGTACCCATATCCGCGTCACCTGCGTCAATCCCGGCGTGGTCGAGAGCGAGCTCGCCGCAACCATCACCCACGAGGAGACCATGGCGGTGATGGACGCCTATCGCGCCATCGCGCTTCAACCAGCCGACATCGCACGTGCGATCCGGCAGGTGATCGAGGCTCCGCATAGCGTGGACACCACTGAGATCACGATCAGGCCGACCGCGTCGAGCAATTGA
- a CDS encoding LysR family transcriptional regulator, with protein sequence MKIDMNLLPLFLAVAEEDNFRAAADRLGVTRSAVSQGMRRLEDAFGTMLVTRTTRSVRLTEAGERLREALSQPLSDIATALDRVAGEDEPRGHLRIAVTSIAEQFLSGPLIASFAQAHPGVTIDVTVTDEEFDIVAAGFDAGVRLGEVIEQDMIAVPLSGDQRELAVAAPAYLAVRGTPAHPRELVHHRCIGWRRAPNVAPYRWEFEENGVPFDVAVEPQITTNDLRFMLRSALCGAGITFATEETFRPFVETGELVPLLQDFLPPFPGFFLYFPQRRNMAPKMRALIEHIRRWR encoded by the coding sequence ATGAAGATCGATATGAACCTTCTGCCGCTTTTTCTGGCTGTCGCGGAAGAGGACAACTTCCGTGCGGCCGCCGATCGGCTCGGCGTGACCCGCTCGGCCGTCAGCCAAGGGATGCGGCGGCTCGAAGATGCGTTCGGCACGATGCTCGTCACCCGCACGACGCGTTCAGTGCGCCTGACCGAGGCTGGGGAGCGTCTGCGCGAGGCCCTGTCGCAGCCCCTGTCGGACATCGCAACGGCGCTCGATCGTGTGGCAGGTGAGGATGAGCCCCGCGGTCATTTGCGGATCGCCGTCACTTCGATCGCCGAGCAGTTCCTCTCCGGTCCGCTCATCGCTTCCTTTGCTCAGGCACATCCAGGGGTGACGATAGACGTTACAGTCACGGACGAGGAGTTCGACATCGTCGCCGCCGGTTTCGACGCGGGCGTCAGGCTTGGCGAGGTGATCGAGCAGGACATGATCGCGGTGCCGCTGTCGGGCGATCAGCGCGAGCTGGCGGTTGCTGCCCCCGCCTATCTCGCAGTCCGCGGCACGCCGGCGCACCCGCGCGAACTGGTCCATCATCGCTGCATAGGCTGGCGGCGAGCGCCGAATGTCGCGCCCTACAGGTGGGAATTCGAGGAGAATGGTGTGCCCTTCGACGTGGCGGTCGAGCCCCAGATTACCACCAATGACCTGCGCTTCATGCTCCGCTCAGCACTCTGCGGGGCCGGGATCACCTTCGCAACGGAAGAAACCTTCCGCCCGTTCGTGGAAACCGGTGAACTTGTTCCGCTGCTGCAGGATTTCCTGCCGCCGTTCCCCGGTTTCTTTCTTTATTTCCCTCAGCGCCGCAACATGGCGCCGAAGATGCGAGCTTTGATCGAGCATATACGGCGGTGGCGATAA
- a CDS encoding GNAT family N-acetyltransferase, producing the protein MSVSITGERRAHFKFADTGLRIVDLRPDGTEAFRLACTALEYLFATRPGLASIVLAGEGWNTLFPELQRHGLIGDITEVLAQPSVLAEMFWQLPEIWKASPAIAFPRRDIFDGKTEHPLRPPKPAGCVYARFIPWLSGTLSFHVATLDDLPDVHRWMNDPRVDEFWNEAGSEAAHRRYLQRMFADPHTIPLIGRFNGRAFSYFEIYWAKEDVIGPFSGAGDYDRGCHVIVGEESCRGKPWFTAWLPSLLHLMFLDDPRTERIVQEPNAAHHRQLGNLQRSGFSHTRTVELPTKRAAIMSISRQHFFPNRLWHPAAGSDKSNS; encoded by the coding sequence ATGTCAGTGTCGATTACCGGGGAACGCCGTGCGCACTTCAAGTTTGCCGATACGGGACTCCGCATTGTCGATCTCCGGCCGGATGGCACCGAAGCCTTCCGGCTTGCTTGCACCGCCCTCGAATATCTTTTCGCGACGCGACCAGGCCTGGCGTCGATCGTACTTGCAGGAGAGGGCTGGAATACCCTTTTTCCGGAGTTGCAGCGGCATGGCCTTATAGGCGATATCACCGAGGTTCTGGCGCAGCCATCGGTCCTTGCCGAGATGTTCTGGCAGTTGCCGGAGATCTGGAAAGCCTCACCCGCAATCGCATTTCCGCGGCGCGATATCTTCGATGGGAAGACCGAGCATCCTCTACGGCCGCCGAAGCCGGCCGGATGCGTTTATGCCCGTTTCATACCGTGGCTTTCGGGAACGCTGTCGTTTCACGTTGCGACACTCGACGACCTCCCCGACGTTCATCGCTGGATGAACGACCCGCGGGTCGACGAATTCTGGAACGAGGCGGGGAGTGAAGCCGCCCATCGGCGTTATTTGCAGCGCATGTTCGCCGATCCGCATACGATACCGCTAATCGGCCGCTTCAATGGGCGGGCCTTCTCCTATTTCGAGATCTACTGGGCGAAGGAGGACGTGATCGGACCTTTTTCAGGCGCCGGCGACTACGACCGCGGCTGCCACGTCATAGTCGGAGAGGAGTCCTGTCGCGGAAAGCCCTGGTTCACAGCCTGGCTGCCCTCCCTTCTGCATCTGATGTTTCTCGACGATCCCCGGACCGAACGGATCGTGCAGGAACCGAACGCGGCGCACCACCGCCAGCTCGGCAATCTGCAGCGCTCGGGCTTCTCTCACACAAGAACCGTGGAGCTTCCGACAAAAAGGGCCGCAATCATGTCGATCTCCAGGCAGCATTTCTTTCCGAATCGGCTGTGGCATCCGGCCGCGGGTTCCGACAAGAGCAACTCATGA
- a CDS encoding TonB-dependent receptor, which translates to MGTNENGGIGICVFAAAMAFGTGAVAQEAANQSEAATSLEEIVVTGGRSPQQISEIARTIYIVDSDQIQAEARSGKTLQQILGESIPSFDPASDGARTSVGQNLRGRPPLILIDGVSMNSARSVSRQFDAIDPFNIERVEVLSGATAIYGGNATGGIINIITKKGKDAEPGLHAEVTGGMGSGFAGSQDFDRNAAGAVTYNSENWDARLSIAGNRTGAFYDGSGTMVIPDVTQTSTAFNKRIDLMGSVGYQIDDGRRLEFSGQYFDSKQDSDYGLYYGPFFAALRDPSLFETRSGYDSDFNPQTRRSMFNITYTDDDVFGQQLLLQGSYRTERIKFHPFPASGNTETGLYIYGSSQDTDYYSVRAALVAEPTDALKITYGVDADRDSFKSRQNIFDTLTAAQSGGLDFDTIGKTGLYPSIDVSTIAGFAEAAYEATDRLTLSGGMRYQFVNTEVSDFIGSAQQVAILQGRATSADTIPGGEVSYDAALFSAGATYQLTNTQQVYANFSQGFELPDPARYYGIGNYSFSGGHYTLLNSVNVGDSALEAIKTNSFEIGYRLDDGTYNLETAAYYSLSDRSINLNRTTVAVEVVDQERRVYGIEGKAGVKLDHGFDVGVLGHLVRTEVKGDDGWEKDSIGSASVSKLGGYVGWTNDALSLKFSGQRIFELTGADGHSIDDYTLFDLTGGYTFENTDTTLNFGIHNLFDTEYTTVWGSRAKALYGALADEAAFDYKGRGRTFAISLTKVF; encoded by the coding sequence ATGGGTACCAACGAGAATGGCGGCATAGGCATTTGCGTTTTCGCCGCGGCAATGGCGTTCGGCACGGGTGCTGTGGCCCAGGAGGCCGCGAATCAGTCGGAAGCTGCGACGAGCCTGGAAGAGATCGTCGTCACCGGCGGCCGATCGCCTCAGCAAATTTCGGAAATCGCCCGCACCATTTACATCGTCGATTCGGATCAGATCCAGGCGGAGGCCCGGTCGGGCAAGACGCTGCAGCAGATCCTGGGGGAATCCATCCCGAGCTTCGATCCCGCAAGCGACGGAGCGCGCACATCCGTCGGCCAGAACCTTCGGGGCCGGCCACCGCTCATCCTCATCGACGGCGTCTCTATGAACTCGGCACGCTCGGTGAGCCGACAATTCGATGCCATCGATCCGTTCAACATCGAACGGGTGGAGGTTCTGTCCGGGGCGACTGCAATCTACGGGGGAAACGCAACCGGCGGCATCATCAACATCATCACGAAGAAGGGTAAGGACGCGGAGCCGGGCCTGCATGCGGAAGTGACCGGCGGCATGGGCAGCGGCTTTGCCGGCAGCCAGGACTTCGACCGCAATGCGGCGGGCGCAGTCACCTACAACAGCGAAAACTGGGATGCCCGCCTTTCGATCGCCGGCAACAGGACCGGCGCCTTTTACGACGGTAGCGGCACGATGGTCATCCCAGACGTCACGCAGACGTCCACCGCCTTCAACAAACGTATCGACCTGATGGGGTCTGTCGGCTACCAGATCGACGACGGCCGCCGCCTCGAATTCTCCGGGCAATATTTCGACAGCAAGCAGGACTCCGATTACGGGCTTTATTATGGGCCCTTCTTTGCAGCGCTCCGCGATCCGAGTCTGTTCGAAACCCGTTCCGGATACGACTCCGACTTCAATCCGCAAACGCGCCGCTCGATGTTCAACATCACCTACACCGATGATGACGTTTTCGGCCAGCAGCTATTGCTTCAAGGATCTTACCGGACTGAGCGAATAAAGTTCCATCCCTTCCCAGCTTCGGGCAATACTGAGACCGGTCTTTACATTTACGGCAGTTCGCAGGATACAGATTATTACAGCGTCAGGGCCGCCTTGGTAGCGGAACCCACCGACGCACTGAAGATCACCTATGGCGTCGATGCCGATCGGGATTCCTTCAAGTCGCGTCAGAATATCTTCGACACGCTGACAGCCGCGCAATCCGGAGGGCTCGATTTCGATACGATCGGCAAGACCGGTCTTTATCCATCGATCGATGTCTCAACCATCGCCGGCTTTGCCGAGGCTGCCTACGAGGCGACCGACAGGCTTACTCTGAGCGGCGGGATGCGGTATCAGTTCGTCAACACTGAGGTATCCGACTTCATCGGATCGGCGCAGCAGGTCGCCATCCTGCAGGGCAGAGCAACTTCTGCCGACACCATACCTGGCGGCGAAGTCAGTTACGACGCTGCTTTGTTCAGTGCAGGGGCGACCTATCAGCTGACGAATACGCAGCAGGTCTATGCCAATTTCAGCCAGGGCTTCGAACTGCCGGATCCGGCCAGGTACTACGGGATTGGCAACTACTCCTTCTCCGGCGGACACTACACGCTTCTCAATAGCGTCAACGTCGGCGATTCCGCGCTCGAGGCGATCAAGACAAACTCATTCGAAATCGGCTATCGTCTCGATGACGGCACCTACAATCTTGAGACCGCGGCCTATTACTCCCTTTCCGACCGTTCCATCAATCTCAATCGCACGACTGTCGCGGTCGAGGTGGTCGATCAGGAGAGACGCGTCTACGGCATCGAAGGCAAGGCGGGCGTGAAGCTCGACCATGGCTTCGATGTGGGTGTTCTGGGCCATTTGGTGAGAACCGAAGTCAAGGGCGACGATGGCTGGGAAAAGGACTCCATTGGAAGCGCGAGCGTCTCCAAGCTTGGCGGCTATGTCGGCTGGACCAATGATGCGCTCAGCCTGAAATTCTCCGGCCAGCGCATTTTCGAGCTCACCGGCGCCGATGGCCACTCCATAGACGACTACACCCTGTTCGACCTCACCGGCGGCTATACTTTCGAAAACACGGACACCACTTTGAATTTCGGCATCCACAACCTCTTCGACACAGAGTACACGACAGTCTGGGGCTCGCGTGCCAAAGCTCTTTACGGCGCTTTGGCCGACGAAGCAGCGTTCGACTACAAGGGTCGCGGCCGCACATTCGCAATCTCGCTGACGAAGGTCTTCTGA